The following are from one region of the Flavimobilis soli genome:
- a CDS encoding FtsK/SpoIIIE family DNA translocase, which yields MATRGSSTSSGTRNRSTTVRASGGSARPAAAKSGSARGGSTGRKPASDAGPARSPLPVRMVKGAWMGCAHLVGGSARRIGQGAQDLDPAHRRDGVALLLLALTIITAGREWFRLEGFVMEWVHVLVAGAVGVVGVVVPLLLLWLSVRFMRNPLDSAVTSRKSIGLTAIVVCVCGLVAISSGLPGLGDWEAVRSAGGLVGFVVGNPLVAGLSAWIAVPVLLILGFFGVLVLTATPINQIVPRVRAFVDRLTGKSVPAELDDDGPLALAPGVSRHDGEPEEAAPKRRRRFGRAGSRAQDVAQHDGLPGYVGDEAFEAAALRGEIEAPDETEVLEAAAPEVLAAPVDHDADTEAISAVEPPAEELAAPPTAPVPPGEQPMLEGDVVYLLPSEESLVKGPPHKVRSAANDRVVEALTNVFEQFSINASVTGFSRGPTVTRYEVELGQGTKVERVTALSKNIAYAVASADVRILSPIPGKSAIGIEIPNADRETVALGDVLRSSVARRTEHPMVIGIGKDVEGGYVVANLAKMPHILVAGATGAGKSSFVNSMIVSLLMRSTPDQVRMVLVDPKRVELTIYEGIPHLITPIITNPKKAAEALEWVVREMDARYDDLAMFGFKHIDDFNTAVRAGKVKPLEGSQRKIAPYPYLLVVVDELADLMMVAPRDVEASIQRITQLARAAGIHLVLATQRPSVDVVTGLIKANVPSRLAFATSSLTDSRVVLDQPGAEKLIGQGDALFMPMGEAKPMRVQGAWVTESEIHAVVSHVKAQLKPVYREDVTVTAAKKQVDEDIGDDLDVLLQAAELVITSQFGSTSMLQRKLRVGFAKAGRLMDLLESREIVGPSEGSKAREVLVQPDDLPATLAMLRGEPGPSTGASAYDQADDGDRYAAGADSGLPPTATDYYDDDTPGEDDAWNETGR from the coding sequence ATGGCGACACGTGGGTCCAGCACCTCCTCCGGAACGCGCAACCGTTCGACGACGGTGCGCGCCTCGGGGGGTTCGGCGCGCCCTGCGGCCGCGAAGTCCGGGTCCGCGCGCGGCGGGTCGACGGGACGCAAGCCTGCGTCCGACGCCGGACCCGCGCGGTCCCCGCTGCCCGTGCGCATGGTCAAGGGCGCCTGGATGGGCTGCGCGCACCTCGTCGGTGGCTCCGCGCGCCGGATCGGCCAGGGCGCCCAGGACCTCGACCCCGCGCACCGTCGTGACGGGGTGGCGCTGCTGCTCCTGGCGCTGACGATCATCACGGCGGGCCGCGAGTGGTTCCGCCTCGAGGGCTTCGTCATGGAGTGGGTGCACGTGCTCGTGGCCGGCGCGGTCGGCGTCGTGGGTGTCGTCGTCCCGCTGCTGCTGCTGTGGCTCTCGGTGCGCTTCATGCGCAACCCGCTCGACTCGGCGGTGACGAGCCGCAAGTCGATCGGTCTGACCGCGATCGTCGTGTGCGTGTGCGGCCTCGTCGCGATCTCCTCGGGGCTGCCCGGGCTGGGCGACTGGGAGGCCGTGCGCTCGGCGGGCGGCCTCGTCGGCTTCGTCGTGGGCAACCCCCTCGTCGCAGGACTGAGCGCGTGGATCGCCGTCCCGGTGCTGCTCATCCTCGGCTTCTTCGGCGTCCTCGTGCTGACCGCGACGCCGATCAACCAGATCGTCCCGCGCGTGCGGGCGTTCGTCGACCGCCTCACCGGCAAGAGCGTGCCTGCCGAGCTCGACGATGACGGGCCGCTCGCCCTCGCGCCCGGCGTCTCCCGGCACGACGGCGAGCCCGAGGAAGCGGCACCCAAGCGCCGCCGTCGCTTCGGTCGCGCGGGCTCCCGCGCGCAGGACGTCGCGCAGCACGACGGCCTGCCTGGCTACGTCGGTGACGAGGCGTTCGAGGCAGCAGCGCTCCGCGGCGAGATCGAGGCCCCGGACGAGACGGAGGTCCTCGAGGCCGCCGCGCCCGAGGTGCTCGCCGCGCCCGTGGACCACGACGCCGACACCGAGGCGATCTCCGCGGTCGAGCCCCCGGCGGAAGAGCTCGCGGCCCCTCCGACCGCCCCTGTGCCGCCGGGGGAGCAGCCGATGCTCGAGGGCGACGTCGTCTACCTCCTCCCGAGCGAGGAGAGCCTCGTCAAGGGGCCGCCGCACAAGGTGCGCTCCGCCGCGAACGACCGGGTCGTCGAGGCGCTCACCAACGTCTTCGAGCAGTTCTCGATCAACGCGTCCGTCACGGGCTTCTCGCGCGGCCCGACCGTCACGCGCTACGAGGTCGAGCTCGGCCAGGGGACCAAGGTCGAGCGCGTCACCGCGCTCAGCAAGAACATCGCGTACGCCGTCGCGAGCGCCGACGTCCGCATCCTCTCGCCGATCCCCGGCAAGTCCGCGATCGGCATCGAGATCCCCAACGCCGACCGCGAGACGGTCGCTCTCGGCGACGTGCTGCGCTCCTCGGTCGCCCGGCGCACCGAGCACCCGATGGTCATCGGTATCGGCAAGGACGTCGAGGGTGGGTACGTCGTCGCGAACCTCGCGAAGATGCCGCACATCCTCGTCGCCGGAGCGACCGGTGCCGGTAAGTCGAGCTTCGTGAACTCGATGATCGTGTCGCTGCTCATGCGGTCCACCCCGGACCAGGTGCGGATGGTGCTCGTCGACCCGAAGCGCGTCGAGCTCACGATCTACGAGGGGATCCCGCACCTCATCACGCCGATCATCACGAACCCGAAGAAGGCCGCCGAGGCCCTCGAGTGGGTCGTGCGAGAGATGGACGCGCGGTACGACGACCTCGCGATGTTCGGCTTCAAGCACATCGACGACTTCAACACCGCGGTGCGCGCGGGCAAGGTCAAGCCGCTCGAGGGCTCGCAGCGGAAGATCGCCCCGTACCCGTACCTGCTCGTCGTCGTCGACGAGCTCGCGGACCTCATGATGGTCGCCCCGCGCGACGTCGAGGCGTCGATCCAGCGCATCACTCAGCTCGCCCGCGCGGCGGGCATCCACCTCGTGCTCGCGACGCAGCGTCCGAGCGTCGACGTCGTCACGGGCCTCATCAAGGCGAACGTGCCGTCGCGCCTCGCGTTCGCGACCTCGTCGCTCACCGACTCCCGCGTGGTCCTCGACCAGCCGGGCGCGGAGAAGCTCATCGGTCAGGGTGACGCGCTCTTCATGCCGATGGGCGAGGCGAAGCCGATGCGCGTCCAGGGCGCGTGGGTCACGGAGAGCGAGATCCACGCCGTCGTCTCGCACGTCAAGGCGCAGCTCAAGCCCGTCTACCGCGAGGACGTCACCGTCACCGCGGCGAAGAAGCAGGTCGACGAGGACATCGGCGACGACCTCGACGTCCTGCTGCAGGCCGCCGAGCTCGTCATCACGTCGCAGTTCGGCTCGACGTCGATGCTGCAGCGCAAGCTCCGCGTCGGCTTCGCGAAGGCCGGGCGACTGATGGACCTGCTCGAGTCGCGCGAGATCGTGGGGCCCTCTGAGGGGTCGAAGGCGCGCGAGGTGCTCGTGCAGCCGGACGACCTGCCCGCGACGCTCGCGATGCTCCGCGGCGAGCCTGGGCCCTCGACGGGTGCGTCGGCCTACGACCAGGCCGACGACGGGGACCGGTATGCGGCCGGAGCGGACTCGGGCCTGCCGCCGACGGCCACGGACTACTACGACGACGACACGCCTGGCGAGGACGACGCCTGGAACGAGACCGGGCGCTAG
- a CDS encoding ribonuclease J has product MSHSHPELPAPPPLAPGALRVVPLGGLGEVGRNMAVLEHEGRLLIIDCGVLFPEDHQPGVDLILPDFDYIKDRLDDIEAIVLTHGHEDHIGGVPYLLRLRRDIPLVGSQLTLAFIEAKLKEHRITPLTLTVKEGQTEKLGVFDCEFVAVNHSIPDALAVAVTTSAGTVLHTGDFKMDQLPLDGRVTDLRAFARLGEKGVDLFMVDSTNAEVPGFVTNETEIGPVLDSVFDTCEKRIVVASFASHVHRVQQVLNAAHSHGRRVAFVGRSMVRNMGIAAELGYLDVPEGLLIDIKKIDTLRDDQVVLMCTGSQGEPMAALSRIANRDHKVSVGPGDTVILASSLIPGNENSVFRVINGLTRLGARVVHSGNAKVHVSGHASAGELLYCYNILRPKNVMPVHGEVRHLVANGALAVRTGVPPERVVLAEDGFVIDLVDGKASIVGAVPCGYVYVDGSSVGELTDAELKDRRILGEEGFISLFAVIDSGTGKVLAGPEIHARGFAEDEAVFESILPQLTAALEEAASTGSVDTHQLQQVMRRVVGRFVSNRLRRRPMIIPVVVEA; this is encoded by the coding sequence TTGAGCCACTCCCACCCCGAGCTTCCCGCACCGCCCCCTCTGGCACCCGGCGCACTGCGCGTCGTGCCTCTCGGCGGGCTGGGCGAGGTCGGCCGGAACATGGCGGTCCTCGAGCACGAGGGACGCCTGCTGATCATCGACTGCGGGGTGCTGTTCCCCGAGGACCACCAGCCCGGCGTCGACCTGATCCTCCCTGACTTCGACTACATCAAGGACCGTCTCGACGACATCGAGGCGATCGTCCTGACGCACGGCCACGAGGACCACATCGGTGGCGTGCCGTACCTCCTGCGCCTGCGCCGTGACATCCCGCTCGTCGGTTCGCAGCTCACGCTCGCCTTCATCGAGGCGAAGCTCAAGGAGCACCGCATCACCCCGCTGACCCTCACGGTCAAGGAGGGGCAGACCGAGAAGCTCGGCGTCTTCGACTGCGAGTTCGTCGCGGTCAACCACTCGATCCCCGACGCGCTCGCGGTCGCGGTGACCACGTCGGCGGGCACGGTCCTGCACACGGGCGACTTCAAGATGGACCAGCTCCCGCTCGACGGGCGCGTGACCGACCTGCGCGCCTTCGCGCGGCTCGGCGAGAAGGGGGTCGACCTGTTCATGGTCGACTCCACGAACGCCGAGGTCCCGGGCTTCGTCACGAACGAGACGGAGATCGGCCCGGTCCTCGACTCGGTGTTCGACACGTGCGAGAAGCGCATCGTCGTCGCGTCGTTCGCATCCCACGTGCACCGCGTCCAGCAGGTCCTCAACGCCGCGCACTCCCACGGCCGCCGCGTCGCGTTCGTCGGCCGGTCGATGGTCCGCAACATGGGGATCGCCGCCGAGCTGGGGTACCTCGACGTGCCCGAGGGCCTGCTCATCGACATCAAGAAGATCGACACGCTGCGTGACGACCAGGTCGTGCTCATGTGCACCGGCTCGCAGGGCGAGCCGATGGCCGCGCTGTCGCGCATCGCGAACCGCGACCACAAGGTCTCGGTGGGCCCCGGTGACACGGTGATCCTCGCGTCGTCGCTCATCCCGGGCAACGAGAACTCGGTGTTCCGCGTCATCAACGGCCTCACGCGCCTCGGCGCGCGCGTCGTGCACTCGGGCAACGCCAAGGTGCACGTCTCGGGGCACGCGTCGGCAGGCGAGCTCCTGTACTGCTACAACATCCTGCGCCCGAAGAACGTCATGCCGGTCCACGGCGAGGTGCGACACCTCGTGGCTAACGGTGCGCTCGCCGTGCGGACGGGCGTCCCCCCGGAGCGCGTCGTGCTCGCCGAGGACGGGTTCGTCATCGACCTCGTCGACGGCAAGGCGTCGATCGTCGGTGCTGTCCCGTGCGGCTACGTCTACGTCGACGGCTCGAGCGTCGGCGAGCTGACGGACGCCGAGCTCAAGGACCGTCGCATCCTCGGTGAGGAGGGCTTCATCTCCCTCTTCGCGGTGATCGACTCGGGTACCGGCAAGGTCCTGGCCGGCCCGGAGATCCACGCCCGCGGCTTCGCCGAGGACGAGGCCGTGTTCGAGTCGATCCTCCCGCAGCTCACTGCGGCCCTCGAGGAGGCTGCCTCGACGGGCAGCGTCGACACCCACCAGCTCCAGCAGGTGATGCGTCGCGTGGTCGGCAGGTTCGTGTCGAACCGCCTGCGTCGCCGTCCGATGATCATCCCGGTGGTCGTCGAGGCGTGA
- the dapA gene encoding 4-hydroxy-tetrahydrodipicolinate synthase, translating into MPAQTPARPFGAVLTAMVTPMRIDGEVDIEAAVRLATHLVDHGHDGLVLNGTTGESPTTHAPEKAELVTAVVEAVGDRARIVAGAGSNDTAHAVRMAEQAAAAGAHGLLVVSPYYSRPSQEGVYRHTLAVAEATDLPVMLYDVPARTGVRFAPSTIARLAEHENVVAIKDATGDIYGASKLIASTGLAWYCGDDSLYPAYLAYGASGIVSVAGHLVGDQLAEITAAFDAGDHARAWRVFSTITEAIDAVNGAGFQAVMAKAALEILGLLPNRILRLPQVAATDDEVAGVRSHLVAAGLVD; encoded by the coding sequence ATGCCTGCACAGACCCCTGCGCGCCCGTTCGGCGCAGTGCTCACCGCCATGGTCACCCCGATGCGGATCGACGGGGAGGTGGACATCGAGGCCGCGGTGCGGCTCGCCACCCACCTGGTCGACCACGGGCACGACGGGCTCGTGCTCAACGGCACGACGGGCGAGTCCCCGACGACGCACGCCCCCGAGAAGGCCGAGCTCGTCACCGCCGTCGTCGAGGCGGTCGGTGACCGCGCGCGGATCGTCGCAGGTGCAGGGTCCAACGACACCGCGCACGCCGTGCGCATGGCCGAGCAGGCCGCTGCCGCGGGAGCGCACGGCCTCCTCGTCGTGAGCCCGTACTACTCGCGGCCGAGCCAGGAGGGCGTCTACCGCCACACGCTCGCCGTCGCCGAGGCGACGGACCTGCCGGTCATGCTCTACGACGTCCCGGCCCGCACCGGCGTCCGCTTCGCCCCCTCCACGATCGCCCGGCTCGCCGAGCACGAGAACGTCGTGGCGATCAAGGACGCCACGGGCGACATCTACGGGGCGTCCAAGCTCATCGCGTCGACCGGCCTCGCCTGGTACTGCGGTGACGACTCCCTCTACCCCGCCTACCTCGCGTACGGCGCGAGCGGCATCGTCTCGGTCGCCGGCCACCTCGTCGGCGACCAGCTCGCCGAGATCACCGCAGCCTTCGACGCGGGCGACCACGCTCGCGCCTGGCGCGTGTTCTCGACCATCACGGAAGCGATCGACGCCGTCAACGGCGCGGGCTTCCAGGCCGTCATGGCCAAGGCAGCGCTCGAGATCCTCGGCCTGCTGCCGAACCGTATTCTTCGGCTGCCCCAGGTGGCAGCCACCGATGACGAGGTCGCCGGCGTGCGCAGCCACCTGGTGGCTGCCGGCCTGGTCGACTGA
- a CDS encoding polysaccharide deacetylase family protein — protein MGAGTGNNLVMTRAGSPETGAPAPQDERTARDGQGVSRRRVLTSTLTAAALAAASTYTASDAVARRPRKHSPTYRVSPRPELQTTRRDSRVVWRGHPAERLACLTFDDGPDPRWTPMVLDLLARHDARATFFALGSHVVAHPDVARATVAAGHEIASHGWDHKDMTILEPEPLLDDVRRTHEAIVEHTGATPRLVRPPWGRIDSPGLWAASEHGYDVALWSHHLPTDGAAAKVDRDIETASPGMIVLCHDGRGTPAEPLFVEVERLVATLTADGYRFVPVSEMLAAPEAH, from the coding sequence ATGGGGGCAGGAACAGGGAACAACCTTGTCATGACGCGCGCGGGATCGCCTGAGACAGGCGCGCCCGCGCCGCAGGACGAGCGCACCGCGCGCGACGGCCAGGGAGTCTCTCGCCGCCGTGTGCTGACGAGCACGCTGACCGCGGCCGCGCTCGCCGCCGCCTCGACCTATACGGCGTCCGATGCCGTCGCGCGTCGTCCGCGCAAGCACAGCCCTACCTACCGCGTCTCGCCCCGCCCGGAGCTCCAGACGACGCGCCGCGACTCCCGCGTCGTGTGGCGCGGCCACCCCGCCGAGCGGCTCGCCTGCCTGACGTTCGACGACGGGCCCGACCCGCGCTGGACGCCGATGGTGCTCGACCTGCTCGCCCGGCACGACGCCCGCGCGACCTTCTTCGCGCTCGGCTCGCACGTCGTCGCGCACCCCGACGTCGCTCGCGCGACCGTCGCGGCCGGGCACGAGATCGCGAGCCACGGCTGGGACCACAAGGACATGACGATCCTCGAGCCCGAGCCCCTTCTCGACGACGTGCGTCGCACCCACGAGGCGATCGTCGAGCACACCGGTGCGACGCCGAGGCTCGTACGTCCGCCGTGGGGCCGCATCGACTCGCCCGGCCTGTGGGCAGCATCGGAGCACGGGTACGACGTCGCGCTGTGGTCGCACCACCTGCCGACCGACGGCGCCGCCGCGAAGGTCGACCGTGACATCGAGACCGCGAGCCCGGGCATGATCGTCCTGTGCCACGACGGTCGTGGGACGCCCGCCGAGCCGCTGTTCGTCGAGGTCGAGCGTCTCGTCGCGACGCTCACGGCGGACGGGTACCGCTTCGTCCCCGTCTCGGAGATGCTCGCGGCGCCCGAGGCGCACTAA
- a CDS encoding dihydrofolate reductase, with protein MTAGRLGMIWAQDRARGIGRDGDLPWHLPEDMAHFRETTRGRPVIMGRLQWESLPERFRPLPGRENVVLTRNPGYEAPGALVVTDLAEALEHVRGQDAWVVGGGQVYELAMPHADVLVVTTIDTLTEADTFAPEIDEDEWRVVHREPARGWTTAANGMRFAITRYERAGA; from the coding sequence ATGACCGCGGGCCGGCTCGGCATGATCTGGGCGCAGGACCGCGCCCGCGGGATCGGCCGCGACGGCGACCTGCCGTGGCACCTCCCGGAGGACATGGCGCACTTCCGCGAGACGACGCGCGGGCGGCCGGTCATCATGGGGCGGCTGCAGTGGGAGTCGCTGCCCGAGCGGTTCCGGCCGCTGCCCGGCCGGGAGAACGTCGTGCTGACGCGCAACCCCGGCTACGAGGCGCCCGGTGCGCTCGTCGTCACGGACCTCGCGGAGGCGCTCGAGCACGTGCGCGGCCAGGACGCGTGGGTCGTCGGCGGGGGACAGGTCTACGAGCTCGCGATGCCGCACGCGGACGTGCTCGTCGTGACGACGATCGACACGCTGACCGAGGCGGACACGTTCGCGCCTGAGATCGACGAGGACGAGTGGCGGGTCGTGCACCGCGAGCCCGCGCGGGGGTGGACGACCGCCGCGAACGGCATGCGCTTCGCGATCACCCGGTACGAGCGCGCAGGCGCTTAG
- a CDS encoding thymidylate synthase, with protein MTAPSRDTVIDTQYEDLLRHVMENGTPKSDRTGTGTRSVFGHQMRYDLSRGFPLVTTKRVHVRSVVGELLWFLRGDSNVGWLQENGIRIWNEWADADGELGPVYGVQWRSWPTPDGGHVDQLAQVLETLRTDPDSRRIIVSAWNVGELDAMALAPCHAFFQFYVADGRLSCQLYQRSADLFLGVPFNIASYALLTHMVAAQVGLEVGDFVWTGGDCHIYDNHHEQVREQLSREPYPFPTLELRPAPSLFDYTFDHVVVHGYEHHPSISAPVAV; from the coding sequence ATGACCGCCCCCTCGCGCGACACCGTCATCGACACCCAGTACGAGGACCTGCTCCGGCACGTCATGGAGAACGGGACGCCCAAGTCGGACCGCACGGGGACGGGGACGCGCAGCGTCTTCGGGCACCAGATGCGCTACGACCTGTCACGCGGCTTCCCGCTCGTCACGACGAAGCGCGTGCACGTGCGGTCGGTCGTCGGCGAGCTCCTGTGGTTCCTGCGCGGCGACTCGAACGTGGGCTGGCTGCAGGAGAACGGCATCCGCATCTGGAACGAGTGGGCGGACGCCGACGGGGAGCTCGGACCCGTGTACGGCGTCCAGTGGCGCTCGTGGCCGACGCCGGACGGCGGCCACGTCGACCAGCTCGCGCAGGTCCTCGAGACTCTGCGGACGGACCCGGACTCGCGCCGGATCATCGTCTCGGCGTGGAACGTCGGCGAGCTCGACGCGATGGCGCTCGCGCCGTGCCACGCGTTCTTCCAGTTCTACGTCGCTGACGGCAGGCTCTCGTGCCAGCTGTACCAGCGCTCCGCCGACCTCTTCCTCGGCGTGCCGTTCAACATCGCGTCCTATGCGCTGCTGACGCACATGGTCGCGGCGCAGGTCGGGCTCGAGGTCGGCGACTTCGTCTGGACGGGCGGGGACTGCCACATCTACGACAACCACCACGAGCAGGTGCGCGAGCAGCTTTCGCGCGAGCCGTACCCGTTCCCGACGCTCGAGCTGAGGCCCGCACCGTCGCTCTTCGACTACACGTTCGACCACGTCGTCGTGCACGGGTACGAGCACCACCCGTCGATCAGCGCGCCGGTCGCGGTATGA
- a CDS encoding GNAT family N-acetyltransferase, whose translation MSLFSPTADVSVRPAVPGDEDAVARIQLSAWAATHAEVLTEDVLEKLDAERIRAQWRDAITAPPGPGFAVLVACAGPTVVGFCAVAPGQLVSLEVLPEHRRGGHGSRLLMAGVDRLRSDGAEEVVTWVLDGDTGREQFLAGAGLGPDGRTRVLATGVKDVREARWSAAL comes from the coding sequence ATGAGCCTGTTCTCCCCCACCGCTGACGTCTCGGTCCGCCCAGCGGTTCCCGGCGACGAGGACGCCGTCGCCCGAATCCAGCTCTCGGCCTGGGCCGCGACGCACGCGGAGGTCCTCACCGAGGACGTGCTCGAGAAGCTTGACGCCGAGCGCATCCGGGCGCAGTGGCGCGACGCGATCACCGCTCCGCCCGGGCCCGGCTTCGCCGTGCTCGTCGCGTGCGCCGGGCCGACCGTCGTGGGTTTCTGCGCCGTCGCACCGGGACAGCTCGTGTCGCTCGAGGTGCTTCCCGAGCACCGCCGCGGCGGGCACGGCTCCCGCCTGCTCATGGCGGGCGTGGACCGGCTGCGGTCCGACGGCGCGGAGGAGGTCGTGACGTGGGTGCTCGACGGCGACACCGGGCGCGAGCAGTTCCTCGCAGGCGCAGGCCTCGGCCCTGACGGGCGCACCCGGGTGCTCGCGACGGGAGTCAAGGACGTCCGCGAGGCGCGCTGGAGCGCGGCGCTCTAG
- the dapB gene encoding 4-hydroxy-tetrahydrodipicolinate reductase, producing MTNQTTTPLKVAVLGAAGRMGQTVCAAVDGAPDLELVARVDAGDDVAAVVRESGADVAIDFTVPSVTETNVHAALDAGAHVVVGTTGWDDDSRGRVSEHLERLAQAGTPRGVLIAPNFGLSAVLAMTFAAKAARYFESVEVIELHHPDKVDAPSGTARHTAHAIAAARAEAGVAPSPDATETGWEARGADVEGVRVHAVRLRGLVAHEEILFGNTGEQLSIRQDSFDRVSFMPGVLLAVREVVSRPGLTVGLEKVLDLS from the coding sequence GTGACGAACCAGACCACCACCCCTCTCAAGGTCGCCGTCCTCGGAGCCGCCGGTCGCATGGGCCAGACCGTGTGCGCCGCGGTCGACGGTGCCCCCGACCTCGAGCTCGTCGCCCGCGTCGACGCGGGCGACGACGTCGCCGCCGTCGTCCGCGAGAGCGGGGCCGACGTCGCGATCGACTTCACCGTCCCCTCCGTCACCGAGACGAACGTCCACGCCGCCCTCGACGCGGGCGCGCACGTCGTCGTCGGCACGACAGGCTGGGACGACGACTCCCGCGGCCGCGTGAGCGAGCACCTCGAGCGCCTCGCGCAGGCCGGAACGCCGCGCGGCGTCCTGATCGCACCCAACTTCGGTCTCTCCGCCGTTCTCGCGATGACGTTCGCGGCGAAGGCGGCACGCTACTTCGAGTCGGTCGAGGTCATCGAGCTGCACCACCCGGACAAGGTCGACGCGCCGTCGGGCACCGCCCGGCACACCGCGCACGCGATCGCCGCGGCGCGCGCGGAGGCCGGCGTCGCGCCGAGCCCCGACGCCACGGAGACGGGCTGGGAGGCGCGCGGAGCCGACGTCGAGGGCGTCCGGGTGCATGCGGTGCGGCTGCGTGGCCTCGTCGCCCACGAGGAGATCCTCTTCGGCAACACCGGCGAGCAGCTGTCGATCCGACAGGACTCGTTCGACCGCGTCTCGTTCATGCCCGGCGTCCTGCTCGCCGTCCGCGAGGTCGTGTCGCGCCCCGGGCTGACCGTCGGCCTCGAGAAAGTCCTGGACCTCTCCTGA
- a CDS encoding M16 family metallopeptidase — MSWDLPLTRAGEPGSELTAGQDGAVIRRSILPGGVRVITESMPGQRSASIGAWVPVGSRDETDGHFGSTHFLEHLLFKGTARRSALDIAESFDAVGGEANAATGKEHTCYYARVLDTDLPMAVDVITDMVTSARIDANELETERGVILEELAMNDDDPSDVVHEEFSKAVLGDNPLGRPIGGTPATINAVPRDAVWEHYRWHYRPETLVVSAAGNVDHDVLCAQVADALVAGGWDLDPANAPRPRRTDSIDDLGEIPRGVECDVHRPVEQANVVLGCLGLSATDDRRYAMTVLNAVLGGGMSSRLFQEIRERRGLAYSTYSFASGFGGTGIFGLYAGCAPSKVDEVTALLATELEKLADGGITATELERSRGQLSGGLVLGLEDSGSRMSRLGKAELVHGELQSLEEALERMRSVTAEEVQTLAKELASRDRTIVRVGPFGG; from the coding sequence GTGAGCTGGGACCTTCCCCTCACCCGGGCCGGAGAGCCCGGTAGCGAGCTCACCGCCGGGCAGGACGGCGCCGTCATCAGGCGCTCGATCCTGCCCGGCGGGGTCCGGGTCATCACGGAGTCGATGCCCGGCCAGCGCTCCGCATCGATCGGTGCCTGGGTGCCCGTCGGTTCTCGAGACGAGACCGACGGGCACTTCGGTTCGACGCACTTCCTCGAGCACCTGCTCTTCAAGGGCACGGCCCGCCGCAGCGCGCTCGACATCGCCGAGTCGTTCGACGCCGTCGGCGGCGAGGCCAACGCCGCGACCGGCAAGGAGCACACCTGCTACTACGCACGCGTGCTCGACACCGACCTGCCCATGGCGGTCGACGTGATCACCGACATGGTGACCTCCGCGCGCATCGACGCGAACGAGCTCGAGACCGAGCGCGGCGTCATCCTCGAAGAGCTCGCGATGAACGACGACGACCCGAGCGACGTCGTCCACGAGGAGTTCTCCAAGGCCGTCCTCGGGGACAACCCGCTCGGACGCCCGATCGGCGGCACGCCCGCGACGATCAACGCCGTCCCGCGGGACGCGGTGTGGGAGCACTACCGCTGGCACTACCGCCCCGAGACCCTCGTCGTGTCCGCCGCGGGCAACGTCGACCACGACGTGCTCTGCGCACAGGTGGCCGACGCCCTCGTCGCAGGCGGCTGGGACCTCGACCCCGCGAACGCTCCGCGGCCGCGCCGCACCGACTCGATCGACGATCTCGGCGAGATCCCACGTGGCGTCGAGTGCGACGTGCACCGTCCCGTCGAGCAGGCGAACGTCGTGCTGGGCTGCCTCGGCCTCAGCGCGACCGACGACCGCCGCTACGCGATGACCGTCCTCAACGCCGTCCTCGGTGGCGGGATGTCCTCGCGCCTCTTCCAGGAGATCCGCGAGCGTCGTGGCCTCGCGTACTCGACGTACTCGTTCGCCTCCGGCTTCGGCGGGACCGGCATCTTCGGCCTCTACGCAGGCTGCGCGCCCAGCAAGGTCGACGAGGTCACCGCGCTGCTCGCGACCGAGCTCGAGAAGCTCGCCGACGGCGGCATCACCGCGACCGAGCTCGAGCGCAGCCGCGGCCAGCTCTCCGGTGGTCTCGTCCTCGGCCTCGAGGACTCGGGCTCCCGCATGAGCCGGCTCGGCAAGGCCGAGCTCGTGCACGGCGAGCTGCAGAGCCTCGAGGAAGCGCTCGAGCGCATGCGCTCGGTCACCGCGGAGGAGGTCCAGACCCTCGCGAAGGAGCTCGCCTCCCGCGACCGGACGATCGTGCGCGTCGGCCCGTTCGGCGGCTGA